The Sesamum indicum cultivar Zhongzhi No. 13 linkage group LG6, S_indicum_v1.0, whole genome shotgun sequence genome has a segment encoding these proteins:
- the LOC105165611 gene encoding probable alpha,alpha-trehalose-phosphate synthase [UDP-forming] 7, whose amino-acid sequence MMSRSYTNLLELASGNFPVMGREKERKRFPRVMTVPGNIVELDDEQANSVTSENPSSVAGDRMIIVSNLLPLKAKRRPDNKGWSFSWNEDSLILRVKDGFPEDMEVLYVGSLPVDVDPIEQDDVANYLLEKFKCVPAFLPPNLLAKYYHGFCKKQLWPLFHYMLPFSADHGGRFDRSMWEAYVSANKLFSQKVIEVLNPEDDFVWIHDYHLMVLPTFLRRRFVRLRMGFFLHSPFPSSEIYRSLPVREEILKALLNSDLIGFHTFDYARHFLSCCSRMLGLEYQSKRGYIGLDYYGRTVGIKIMPVGIHMGHIESVIRQADKDLKVEELRRQFEGKTVLLGVDDMDIFKGINLKLLAMEQMLKQHPNWQGRAVLVQIANPSRGKGIDLEEIQNEIEESCKRINKELGRPGYEPIVFIHRPVSISERMAYYSIAECVVVTAVRDGMNLTPYEYIVCRQGISGAEAGSEWSGPKKSMLVVSEFIGCSPSLSGAIRVNPWNVEATAEAMNESISMADTEKELRHEKHYRYVSTHDVAFWSRSFLQDMERTCADHFRKRCWGIGLGFGFRVVALDPNFRKLSIDDIVAAYSRAKSRAILLDYDGTLMPQNLIIKTPSAQVLSLLNRLCADPKNLVFMVSGRGRDSLSRWFLPCKKLGLAAEHGYFLRWPQHEEWETYGQGSEFGWMQMAEPVMKSYTEATDGSGIERKESALVWHYHDADPGFGFSQAKEMLDHLESVLANEPVAVKSGQFIVEVKPQGVSKGIVAEKVFTSMTETGKQADFVLCIGDDRSDEDMFELIGTAVSRRILSYNTEVFACTVGQKPSKAKYYLDDSSEVVAMLESLAEATDSPVSSDEEADSSPRKIAYVSSFV is encoded by the exons ATGATGTCAAGATCTTATACCAATCTTTTGGAGCTAGCGTCTGGGAATTTCCCAGTAATGGGTAGGGAGAAGGAGCGGAAGCGATTCCCCAGGGTAATGACAGTCCCAGGGAATATTGTTGAACTAGATGATGAGCAAGCTAATAGTGTTACATCTGAAAACCCCTCTTCAGTTGCTGGTGATCGAATGATCATTGTCTCAAACCTTTTGCCCTTGAAAGCAAAACGAAGGCCAGACAATAAAGGGTGGAGTTTTAGTTGGAATGAGGATTCATTGATCTTGCGGGTGAAGGATGGATTTCCAGAGGACATGGAGGTACTTTATGTTGGGTCGTTACCGGTTGATGTCGACCCAATTGAACAGGATGATGTGGCCAATTATCTTTTGGAGAAATTCAAATGTGTCCCTGCCTTTCTGCCCCCTAATCTTTTGGCAAAGTATTATCATGGATTTTGCAAGAAGCAGTTATGGCCACTTTTCCATTACATGTTACCATTTTCAGCTGATCATGGGGGTAGATTTGATCGGTCAATGTGGGAAGCATATGTGTCTGCCAATAAGTTGTTCTCGCAGAAAGTGATTGAGGTACTTAATCCTGAGGATGATTTTGTCTGGATACATGATTATCATTTGATGGTCTTGCCCACGTTTTTGAGGAGGCGCTTTGTGCGCTTAAGAATGGGTTTCTTTCTTCACAGTCCATTTCCGTCATCTGAGATATATAGATCACTTCCTGTTAGAGAAGAAATCCTCAAGGCCCTACTCAACTCTGACCTCATTGGTTTTCACACTTTTGATTACGCTCGGCATTTCCTCTCCTGCTGCAGTCGGATGTTGGGTCTGGAATATCAGTCAAAACGAGGATACATAGGGTTGGATTATTATGGAAGGACAGTGGGAATAAAGATTATGCCAGTTGGGATACATATGGGCCACATCGAGTCGGTGATTAGACAAGCAGATAAAGACTTGAAGGTTGAGGAGCTGAGGCGGCAATTTGAAGGTAAGACAGTGTTGCTTGGAGTTGATGATATGGACATATTCAAAGGTATCAACCTAAAGCTTTTGGCTATGGAGCAGATGCTCAAGCAGCATCCAAATTGGCAAGGAAGGGCTGTGCTGGTGCAGATTGCAAATCCTTCTAGAGGCAAAGGAATAGATTTGGAGGAGAtacaaaatgaaatagaagagAGCTGCAAGAGAATCAACAAGGAACTTGGGAGGCCTGGATATGAACCTATAGTTTTTATTCACCGTCCTGTATCAATCAGTGAAAGAATGGCTTATTACAGCATTGCTGAATGCGTTGTAGTGACAGCAGTGAGGGATGGAATGAACTTGACTCCTTATGAGTACATTGTCTGCAGACAAGGAATATCTGGTGCAGAAGCCGGGTCAGAGTGGAGCGGACCTAAGAAGAGCATGCTAGTGGTGTCTGAATTCATTGGGTGCTCTCCATCCCTAAGTGGTGCTATTCGTGTAAACCCATGGAATGTTGAAGCAACTGCTGAGGCAATGAATGAGTCCATATCAATGGCCGACACAGAGAAGGAGTTGCGACATGAGAAGCACTACCGTTATGTTAGTACCCATGATGTAGCTTTTTGGTCTAGAAGTTTCTTACAAGATATGGAAAGGACTTGTGCCGATCATTTCAGGAAAAGATGTTGGGGAATTGGTCTTGGCTTTGGGTTCCGGGTTGTGGCACTTGATCCTAATTTTAGAAAGCTGTCCATAGATGATATTGTGGCTGCGTACTCAAGGGCCAAAAGCAGGGCTATACTGTTGGACTATGATGGGACATTGATgcctcaaaatttaattattaagactCCGAGTGCCcaagttctctctctcttgaacCGTCTCTGTGCAGATcccaaaaatttagtttttatggTCAGTGGAAGAGGGAGGGATAGCTTAAGCAGGTGGTTTCTTCCCTGCAAGAAACTGGGACTTGCTGCGGAACATGGTTACTTCTTAAG GTGGCCACAACATGAAGAATGGGAAACATATGGCCAGGGTTCTGAATTTGGTTGGATGCAGATGGCAGAACCAGTAATGAAATCATATACCGAGGCCACTGATGGTTCTGGAATTGAGAGAAAGGAAAGTGCTTTAGTTTGGCATTACCATGATGCAGACCCTGGATTTGGTTTTTCTCAAGCGAAGGAAATGTTGGATCATTTAGAGAGTGTTTTAGCAAATGAACCTGTTGCTGTGAAGAGCGGGCAGTTTATTGTAGAAGTCAAGCCTCAG GGTGTTAGCAAAGGCATAGTCGCAGAGAAGGTTTTCACATCCATGACAGAGACTGGGAAACAGGCTGACTTTGTGCTCTGCATTGGTGATGACAGATCTGATGAGGATATGTTTGAACTAATTGGTACTGCAGTGTCTAGACGCATTCTTTCTTACAACACCGAGGTGTTCGCTTGCACTGTTGGGCAAAAACCAAGCAAAGCTAAGTACTATTTAGACGACTCATCCGAAGTGGTAGCAATGCTCGAGTCTCTAGCTGAAGCCACTGATTCTCCAGTCTCATCTGATGAGGAAGCAGATAGTTCCCCAAGGAAAATTGCttatgtttcttcttttgtttga